In Sulfurimonas sp. C5, the genomic window TCTTTTAACTGAACGCGGTATTTTGGTAAAAGCGAACTCTGTTTTAATTCCTGGAGTTAATGACAAAGATCTTCCAAATGTTGCTAAAAAACTTAAAGAGATGAATGTATTTTTACATAACATTATGCCTTTACTTTCTTCTCCTGAATTCGGTACAAAATTCGGACTTGACGGAGTACCTAGTGCTACGGATCAAGAGACTATGGCTGCACAAGAAGCGTGTGGTATGGATATGAAACTAATGAGTCACTGTCGTCAATGTCGTGCTGACGCAGTAGGACTTATCGGTGAAGACAGAGGTGAAGAGTTTACAAAAGAAAGCTTTGTAAATATGACATTCACAGCTCTTGAAGAGAAGTACAACATCGACGCTCGTAATAAAAAACACGAGATGATTGAGAGCTGGAGAAGCCATCTTGAAGAAGCAAACAAACGTATTAAAATTGAACAAGCTGCTAAAGATCAGTTAAGTTCAACTGGTGAGACTAAACTTGTAGCAATTACAACTGCCGGTGAAGGTATGATTAACCAACACTTCGGTTCAGCTCAAGAGTTCTTAATTTACGAAGCTGGTGACAAAGCGATCAAATTTGTAATGCACAGAAAAATAGAGAGTTCATACTCTGGTGCCGAAGTTGCTGAAGATTACAATCCAATCGATGAGATCAAAACAACACTGAAAGATGTAGATATTTTACTTACTGCAAAAATCGGTGAGTGTCCAATGAGTGACTTAAATGAGATCGGGCTTATTTGTGATGACAGTTATGCAAATGAACCAATTGAGATCTCAGTACACGAAGCTGCTAAAAAATACTTCTTCGATACTGCAAAAGAGTTAGGCTAAGCCCTACTCTTTTTACCTAAAAACATGCAAAACAATCCAAAAATAGTCTTACTAAACGGTTATGGTCCAATTTCCATAAACAATGAACTTTTAGAACTTTATCCCGTTACAACTTCACACGGTGCCATAGGATTTCCCCTCAAATCGCTTAGAGCCGAAAATGTGACTATCGTAACCAACCTCATCAACTTTTGGTCACTTACGAAAAAAATGAAGCCTGAAAATATGTGTTATCTGTATGCATATGGCGGACTTGAAGATGAGGATATGGAAAAAATAAAAGCGACTTCTATAAAGTCGACATAAATTTATTTTCTCATTCCTCTTGTAAACTACTGCGTCTCATAAATCCTGTATTGAGGCGCAGTTTCAAGCCTATATAATAGCTTTTCGTAATCAGTTTCTTGAGAAGATATGCCAACTTCCCTTTTACTTTTATATACTGAAACAACTCTCCAACCGCATAGTATCCGCCAAGAGCCACAAACACACCGTCTACTCTAGCTCTAAAAGTTTCTATATCTTCATTAGAAAGTAGCTGATTAATCGTTTTTACAACGTACTCTGCACTTCTTTCTGCCGTTTGAGCCGTCGGAGGCAAAATAGCATCTTTAGAGTCTTTTAACTCTACACAATCACCTACTGCAAAAATGTTCTTTGTAATTCTCAAAGTCTCATCACAGATATACTGTCCCATTCTATTTAATTCAACTTCTTGATCCATAGGAATTGTATTTGCAATAATACCGCCTGTAAAGATCATAAACGTATAATGCAGCTGTGAGTCGTCTTGAAAATAGATCGTATCGTGATCAATACTAGAGATAAAACTTTTTGTCATTATGTGTACGCCAAGTTCTTCTAGTCTTGTTTTTGTATTTTCAATTATGTATGGACTCATCCCCGGTAAAATAGTATCGCTTGCATCTATAAGATAAATTTTGAGCTCTTGAGCAGAATCGCCTATACTTTTCGTATGGCGTTTGATCACATCTGCCATCTCTGCCGCGATCTCTACACCGCTTAGCCCTGCACCGCCAATTGCAAGATTCATATTTTGTTGCTGAACGCTTGGTTCAAGCAATTTTTCATAAAGCAATTTTTCAAAAGCGGTACGAAAACCGTGAGAGCGAAAAAGTTTTTTCACACCGTAACCATACTTATCAAGACCCTTAATCTGCTTAAAGAAGTTTGTTCTTGCACCCGTAGCAATAATACAGAAATCGAAATCGTATGTTTTATTTTTTGTCGTAATTGTATTGTTTGCAGAATCTATAAAAGTCACTTCATCTTGAACAAATTTCACTTTGTTATCAAACCCAAGACACCAGTTTTGAAGATCTAGCGCAACATCATGCAGATCAAATCTTCCTGCTATATAGCCGTAAGCTTCCGTCTGTAAATAGTGGTAAGAGTTCATATCAAAAAGAGTGATGGAGAAGTCTTTGTTTTTTGCAAGGTGTTCTATAGCACGTAATCCCCCGTAACCACCACCGATAACTGCAACTTTTTTCACTCTTTTTCCTTTGTAAAATATTCAAAATTATAGCCCAATTTTACCCTTCTGCAAAGGAACACTTTATGTATATATATAGCCAACTACATTTAAGGGGTTCTCATGGCAATTATTAATGATACGACGCTTAGAGACGGGGAACAAGCACCTTACGTTGCTTTTAACACTCATGAGAAACTGGAAATTGCCAAACTCCTTTACGCTTCAGGAGCTGACGAGCTTGAAGTGGGTATCCCTGCTATGGGGACAAAAGAGCAAGAAGATATAAAAGAGATCCTAAATCTTAATCTTCCGCTTCGCATTATGACTTGGAACAGAGCAACGCTTCACGATCTTGAAGCATCACTTGCTTGCGGAGTACAAGCAGTTGATCTCTCTGTCCCTGTATCTCAAACACTTATTGACGTTAAATTCGGCGGTGACAAAGAGAAACTTTTTAGAAATCTTGAAGATGTTGTAAGCCTGGCTAAAAAAGAGGGTTTATTTGTATGTATCGGCGGAGAAGATTCTAGCCGTGCAGATGATGAGTTCTTGGTAGAGCTTATGAGCTTCGGCGAAACACTTGGAGCTGATCGCTTCCGTTACTGTGACACGGTAGGGATTCTTACACCTCATGCGACTTATGAGAAGATCGATTTTTTAACTACTCATACAAACACTCCTATCGAGATGCATATGCACAACGATTTCGGAATGGCTACTGCAAACTCTATAGCAGGTTTTGAAGCAGGAGCACTCAGTGCTAATACAACAGTAATAGGTTTAGGTGAGCGTGCAGGAAATGCATCTTTTGAACAGGTATTAATGAGTCTAAAACACCAGTTTAAAGAGGAGCGTTCAATCGATCCTATCGTATTGCAAAACTTGGTACAAAGTGTAGCGCTCGCTGCAAATCGTCCTATTAGTACAAACAGACCAATTGTTGGACGTGATATCTTTTCTCACGAATCAGGGATTCATGTTAGCGGTATGATCAAATCTTTAAATGCTTATGAAGCATTTGAACCTGAGATGGTAGGTCTGCACCGTTTCTTTCCGATTGGAAAACACTCAGGCAGTGCTACAATCAACTATCATCTGCAATCTTTTGGTATTACACCTGTAAAAGAGAAAGTTCAAACTCTTTTACCGAAAGTTCGTGAGATAGTTACTCAAAGAAAATCAGTTTTAGAACCAAATGAATTAATGGAGTTATATTTATGTTCATAGGATGGATACGTGCAAAAAATTTTAGTAGTGATCTTGAAATATTTAGCAACACTATAACTATCGACAAATCACTGGTACTCAAAACTTTTGAACAAAATCCTTCATTATGTTTTGGAGCTTACAATGAGAATAAGCTGGTTGCATTTATCTCTGCTTATGAGATGCCAAACTCTATATTGATTAACAATTTTTACTATATGAACGAAATTACCGACGATACGAAAAAGCGTCTTGTAAAACTTCTACTCAACAATGCTTCACAGACAAACAAGTCTATATGTGTTATGAGTAAAAAAGATGAAAAAACGATGTTAATGGCATTTGGTTTTAAAGAATATGCAAAGTTCAAAAAAGCAATCTATGTAGGCGGAGCTGCGGCATTTAATTTCTCAAACGCAACTGCAAAAAGCATAGCAAACGAGAACTATATTCCTACAATTACAAAACTCGATAAGAAAGCATTCGGTGAATCGAGAATGGAGTATATAAGAGATATTTTATTTAAACAATCATCCCTTGTTCTCTCTACAGACTTTGGGTATCAGCACTCATATGCGATTGACAAAACATTGGTAAAAATATCTCCATGGATTATGGAAGATGCTGCATATATAGATGCAGAAAAGATTTTACGCGGTGTTATTTATCACAGGGGTCTTAAGAAACTTTTTGCTTTCATCCCTAGTGATGTTGCAGAGATTACAAATTTGTACAAGACTTACAATTTTAATCTTGATGAAGAGTACTCACTACTTTACATTAATGAAAAACCCGACATCAACTTAGAGATGGTGTATGGGTTTTAGGGAAAGTTTTTTGCATATTTAAAAACATCTAAGGTTGTGAGCTTCCCGCTGAGGGAAACTAAGCGTTAGCGTAAGATATGGAATTACTTCCATATCTGTATAAAAAGATGAGGGATTCCCTTCATTTTATGAAATAAAATTAAGGAAGTATATTATGGCATTAACAGAAGAACAAAAAGAACTGAAAAAAGAGTTAGCAGGTTACAAAAGAAAAGTTGTAGAACTTGCAGGTGAGATCCACGACATAGTTGAAGATACAATCTGGACAGACTATGCAAGACTCATGACACTTAGCCAAGATGTCCAAAACGCTATGAAAGTAGTTGAAGATTTCAAAGCTGAGCATACCTTTTTACAATAACAAATACTATGGAACCGGTACAAGATAAAATCATTTGCGAATGCGGTGATAAAACTGTTGCCCAAGCAGAGAATATTTTACGCGCTACTGATCTTCCATATAAAAAAGCGAAAAAACTTGTTACCGGATGTAATAAGACATGTTGTAGACGTCCATTGATGGCACTTTTTAACATGATCCAATTCGGAGAAGTTGACTATGAGGAGATAGGATTTCTCATAGAACAAAAAAATGCGGTATAGGTGTTAAGATGGAGACAATTTTAAACGATTTTGCAAGATGGATGAAAAGTCACGGTTTTAGCTCTAAGATACCTGCGGATTTAGAAAAACTCAAAACTCTTACTATGCTTGATCTTTCAAAGTGTAAGATTCGCGAGCTTCCTGAGAGTATAGGTTTTTTACCAAATCTTATGGTCTTAAAACTTTCAAACAATCGTCTTGAAAAACTTCCAAACAGCATCGGAAATCTCAAACAACTAAAAAACTTACAGTGTGAAAACAATCTGCTGAGTTCTCTGCCTGAGTCTATAGGCGGACTTGAAGAGCTGATGATTTTAAATCTTAACGGCAACAGATTGACAAAACTTCCAAAGAGTTTTTCAAAACTGACAACTATAACACGTTTAACAATGGCTGCTAACGCTTTAGAATCAATCCCTGCAGATATGAAAAATTTAAAAAAGCTGCTCTACTTCTCGCTTGATACAAACAAGCTTCAAGAACTGCCGGAGATCTTTGCACAGATGCGTTCTCTTTACTATCTCGATCTCTCTTACAATGACTTTACGCATCTGCCTAAGTCTTTAGGTGAGATTGACGAGTTGGAGACACTTTTGCTAGAGGGAAACAATATTCAAGACCTTCCATCACTTGAAGCTCATGATATGCTTATTAAACTCAATCTCAACGATAATGACCTAACAAAAATTGACTTTGACATAAGTGCATTAGAAGATCTTCAAATCCTTACACTGGATAATAACAATTTGGAATATCTTCCTGACAATGTTTGTAAACTGAAAAAACTGAATCATCTAAGTGTCAGTGCAAATCAGTTGAAAAAACTTCCGGAATGTATTGGAGAGTTAGAAAATCTATTGGAGTTGGATATTGAAGAAAATCAGCTTCATGAGTACCCGGCCTCATTTAATAAACTGACAAAGTTAAAAAATCTCTATATTCTAGAGAATGATCTAGAACGTCCAAATCTGCCGAACCTGGAGTTCTGCGATTTAGACTAATATTATAGTTTCTAAGCTGCAAACACAAAGAAGTTTGCATTTGCTAACTAACAGCTTACTACATCCCACACAAGGTTTTTATACGCCTTCATGATAGGTTTTTCCATATCTTTCATCATAGTTACACGCAACTCACCGATCATATCTTTGTATATAGGATCAGCTTTGATCGGATCCTTGGCACGAGCTAAGTCTATAATAGAGTGTACACTCAAATTAAACGGTGTATTTACTTTATCTTTAATACCGTCATATACAGACATAAAAAGATTGTAATTGTCATAATCCATTTGACACTCATCATCTAAAATTTTAAGTGCTAAAATCGTAGCGTAATGGATCTCTTGTTCTGTGAAATTATACGTTTTTGCCCATTCGTATGCAGTTGATTGATCGTCCATTAGTTGGCCTCCTTCTTTTCTTCATAACGAAGTTTAATCTCTTCATCACCGTCGATGAAAGCTTTAGTAATAGTACACCCTTCAACATTCTCTTTTGCAGGAAGTTCATATTGAAGAGGAAGCATGATTTTCTCAATAATTCCACGAAGACCTCTGGCACCTACACCTTTATCATCAGCTTCGTGTGCGATAGCTTCTAGTGCGTCTTCACTAAAATCAAGCTCAATACCGTCAAGTTCAAATAGAGCCTGATACTGTTTAATGATTGCATTCTTAGGCTCTTTAAGTACACGGATAAGGTCTTCAATTGTAAGAGGATTCAGTGTTGCAATTACAGGAATACGTCCAATAAACTCAGGGATCAGACCAAAGTTGATTAAGTCTTTTGATTCTATCTCTTTTTGTACAGTCTCTTCATCGCTAGATTTTAAAAATCCCATCTTTTTCGCTTTGAATTTTTTTCTACGCTCATCATCTCCGACTAGGCCGACAAATGCACCACCACAAATGAAAAGTACATGAGTAGTATCAAACAGAATCGTTTCTGCCGAAGAGCTTTTACGGCTTCCTTTTACTGGTACGTAAACTTCTCCACCTTCTAGGATTTTTAAAAGTCCCTGTTGTACACCCTCACCAGATACATCACGTCCGCTTGTCGCACTTTCACTTTTATTTGCAATTTTGTCAATCTCATCAATATAGATGATCCCTTTTTGCGCACGTTCAATATCATAATCAGCAGATGCCAAAAGACGAGAAAGTATAGACTCAACATCCTCACCGACATATCCTGCTTCAGTCAGAGCAGTAGCATCAGCTACCGCAAAAGGTACATCCATAATTTTTGCTAAGGATTTTGCCAAAAGTGTTTTACCGCTTCCCGTTGGACCGACAAGTAAAATATTACTTTTTTCGATCTCTACGTTTTTAAAAGTCGGTTTGTCTATACGTTTATAGTGAGAATATAGAGCAACTGCAAGCACTTTTTTAGCATCTTCTTGCCCAATTACATAATTGTCGAGATGCTCTTTGATCTGTGTAGGAATGCTTAGTCCCTTGCGAAACTCTGCTCTCTCTTTTTTGAGATGTTCTTTTCCTATAATATCTGAACAAGTATCTATACACTCATTACAAATATGTGCACCTTCAGCACTAAAAATTCTCTCTACTTCTTTGATCCCTTTACCACAAAAGCTACAAACTAAATCACTCATGCTAGAGCCTTTAAAAAGTTGTCACAGTCTTGATTTACAACTTGTAAATTATGTGTGCTAACAAATTTGTTCTCTTTTTTTGTAAGTTCCTCTTTTGGAAGTACCACAAGTCCTTCATTGAGTCCCAATGTTGTTTCATGAGCAACCATTCTAAAAGTATCGCGTGAAAAATCAACACCTAGGAACAGGTATGATTTGTCTTTTTTGTACTCTTTTAAAAACGGTGGTAATGCATATCCGCCCATAGCTTCAGTAAGCCAGTCCACGAAATCCGCATCTGAAATGATAAAGTTCATTTGTGGTTTCATACATCCCATAGGCTTAAATAAAATCGGTAGAGAATCATTCAGTTCACTTTTATCAACAACCGTATACTCTTTTGTTTCCGGATCGTATTTATAAATGATAAATCTATCATAGTCAGCCGTAATACGTGAAACTCCAGTAATCATAAAGTGTTCTACATCTTCGTACACTTTACATCCGCTGTCATCTACATTTGTATCGATCATATATTTTGGTTGGATTGTTTTTAAAAATTCATAAGTGAAAGGAAGGTCGTATTCTTTTGAAGCGTAAATGTGGTTTGTCATCTGAACGATAAATTCTCGTCCTTTTCTTTGCTCCAAACTCATTGCCGCTCTAGAGTACTCATACATAAGTCTTGGACTCATAGCACGCCCGTTATTAAGTGCTAGTATCATACTGTCACTGTCATACGGCAACACTGAGCCATCTTTGGCTTTCGTGTTTGCAAACACTCCCATCCCGATAAAAGGGACAAGCTCTCCATTTTGTAGTCTTTCTATTACATTATCCATGACATCCTACTCCGGTGTAGCTAGTATAGGCTTTGTTTAACTCTACTCTCAATCTATCCAAGTCAAGTTCTTTTTCCAAATTACTCGGCATCTCAAGATAAAAAACAGCACCGTCTTTACTTATTAAAAATAAAGACTTCGTTAACTCGCCTTCTAAACTTCCACTTACAAGTTTTGTACCGTACATAGATCCGAACTCTTCTTCAGCGTCAAAAACTAGTTCAAATTTTTTCAGTCTGTTTTTTAAAACTACTTGACTTTCATCCTCTTTGGCAAAGATTAAATAACAATGAATAGGCACTTGAATATGATCCATTAATTCATCTATTTTTAAAATTTCATTAACAAAGCTTTCTGAAGTAGAGGGAAAAGAGATCAAAAGAGTCATCGATTTATCCGGATGGCTTCTTCTGATCTCTTTGGACTCCCCTTTGAGATCAGAAACTTCAATGTTCTCAGCCATATAGCCGATATCAATAAAATCTTCACACAGTTCTAAACTTTCATCTTTGTAAAGTATATTAGAGTCCATATTTTTTCACCTTATATCCAATTTGTCTTTGTGTAATTCCTAAACTTTTTGCCGCTTCAGCCTGATTACCGTCACTTTTTTCAAGTGCACGTATAACTGCATCTTTTTCAAGATCTTCTAAAGTCATGTTTTGATCAAGCACTTCGTGAGCATGTTTTTCATTTTCTATTAAGTACTCATTTTTCAGTGCCGGAAGCAGTAATGTCATATCACTTGCTGTAATTCCGTCTTCATTCCCCATAAGTACAATACGCTCAATAGTATTTTCAAGTTCACGGACATTTCCCGGCCAAGGATAAGACATAAGTTTATCCATCGCTTCATCCGTAATTTTTACTATTTTTTTATGGTTTTTCATAGAACGTTCTAAGAAAAAGTTTACCAATAACTTAATATCCTCACCACGTTCACGAAGTGGTGGCAGATCAATTGGAATTACATTTAAACGGTAGTAAAGATCCTCTCTAAACTCACCATCTTTTACCATCTGCTCTAGATCCCTGTTTGTTGCAGCGACCAGACGAACGTTTACGCGAATAGTTTTACTTCCGCCAACACGCTCAAACTCTCTCTCTTGTAAAACACGTAAAAGTTTTACCTGAGCAGAGGCAGAAATATCTCCTATCTCGTCTAGGAAAAGTGTCCCGCCGTCCGCAAGTTCAAAACGACCTTTACGTGTCTCTTTTGCGTCGGTAAAAGCACCTTTTTCATGCCCAAAAAGTTCACTTTCTAAAAGAGTGTCTGTAATTGCCGCACAATTGAGCTTAATAAACGGTTCTTCATTTCTTTTTGAACGTTTATGAATTGCAGCAGCGACTAACTCTTTACCCGTTCCTGTTTCACCACGAACTAAAACAGTTACATCACTTTGTGCAATTCTCTCAATCACTTGATAAACAGTTTGCATTTTAGGGCTTTCACCTATAATGTCACCAAAATTGTGTACCTTTGAATCCCATTCCATTTTATAATAAAGTTTTAACTCCTTAAGCCTTTCCTTCTCTTTCTCCACAAAATCATTCGAGCTGATATATTGTGCAAATAAAGAACTAATAATTGTGAGTATTCTCACCGTCTCTTCAAAATCAATTTGTGTGTCTTTTGTTAGGTTAGCCCCAATTACTCCGACAACATCTTTACCTGCAATCATAGGTACTGCAATATATGAAATCGTATGATTTGTTTTATTACCAGATTTATTGAGAAATAAAATATCGTTATGGATATTCTCAATAACTACAGGCTCCATACTTTTTGCTGCAAGACCCGTAGCACCCTCTCCTAGTTTATACTCAGAGTTTACTTTTTGAAATTTGCTAAAACCTAAAGATGCAAAAACATTTAAAGTCTCAT contains:
- the nifB gene encoding nitrogenase cofactor biosynthesis protein NifB, which produces MSCSTGGCGTSPDMGFDPNNPEAMAIQEKINNHPCYSEGAHQHYARIHVAVAPACNIQCNYCNRKYDCSNESRPGVTSSKLTPEEAVKKVLYVGGDIQQLSVVGVAGPGDALANPKKTFDTFRMLQEKAPDLKLCLSTNGLRLPDYIDEIEKYNVDHVTVTINTVDPTGEIGSQIYPWVHWDHKKIWGAEGAKLLLEKQLEGIRLLTERGILVKANSVLIPGVNDKDLPNVAKKLKEMNVFLHNIMPLLSSPEFGTKFGLDGVPSATDQETMAAQEACGMDMKLMSHCRQCRADAVGLIGEDRGEEFTKESFVNMTFTALEEKYNIDARNKKHEMIESWRSHLEEANKRIKIEQAAKDQLSSTGETKLVAITTAGEGMINQHFGSAQEFLIYEAGDKAIKFVMHRKIESSYSGAEVAEDYNPIDEIKTTLKDVDILLTAKIGECPMSDLNEIGLICDDSYANEPIEISVHEAAKKYFFDTAKELG
- the clpX gene encoding ATP-dependent Clp protease ATP-binding subunit ClpX, producing MSDLVCSFCGKGIKEVERIFSAEGAHICNECIDTCSDIIGKEHLKKERAEFRKGLSIPTQIKEHLDNYVIGQEDAKKVLAVALYSHYKRIDKPTFKNVEIEKSNILLVGPTGSGKTLLAKSLAKIMDVPFAVADATALTEAGYVGEDVESILSRLLASADYDIERAQKGIIYIDEIDKIANKSESATSGRDVSGEGVQQGLLKILEGGEVYVPVKGSRKSSSAETILFDTTHVLFICGGAFVGLVGDDERRKKFKAKKMGFLKSSDEETVQKEIESKDLINFGLIPEFIGRIPVIATLNPLTIEDLIRVLKEPKNAIIKQYQALFELDGIELDFSEDALEAIAHEADDKGVGARGLRGIIEKIMLPLQYELPAKENVEGCTITKAFIDGDEEIKLRYEEKKEAN
- a CDS encoding SIR2 family protein; amino-acid sequence: MDNVIERLQNGELVPFIGMGVFANTKAKDGSVLPYDSDSMILALNNGRAMSPRLMYEYSRAAMSLEQRKGREFIVQMTNHIYASKEYDLPFTYEFLKTIQPKYMIDTNVDDSGCKVYEDVEHFMITGVSRITADYDRFIIYKYDPETKEYTVVDKSELNDSLPILFKPMGCMKPQMNFIISDADFVDWLTEAMGGYALPPFLKEYKKDKSYLFLGVDFSRDTFRMVAHETTLGLNEGLVVLPKEELTKKENKFVSTHNLQVVNQDCDNFLKALA
- a CDS encoding CCE_0567 family metalloprotein, with amino-acid sequence MALTEEQKELKKELAGYKRKVVELAGEIHDIVEDTIWTDYARLMTLSQDVQNAMKVVEDFKAEHTFLQ
- the nifV gene encoding homocitrate synthase; the protein is MAIINDTTLRDGEQAPYVAFNTHEKLEIAKLLYASGADELEVGIPAMGTKEQEDIKEILNLNLPLRIMTWNRATLHDLEASLACGVQAVDLSVPVSQTLIDVKFGGDKEKLFRNLEDVVSLAKKEGLFVCIGGEDSSRADDEFLVELMSFGETLGADRFRYCDTVGILTPHATYEKIDFLTTHTNTPIEMHMHNDFGMATANSIAGFEAGALSANTTVIGLGERAGNASFEQVLMSLKHQFKEERSIDPIVLQNLVQSVALAANRPISTNRPIVGRDIFSHESGIHVSGMIKSLNAYEAFEPEMVGLHRFFPIGKHSGSATINYHLQSFGITPVKEKVQTLLPKVREIVTQRKSVLEPNELMELYLCS
- a CDS encoding sigma 54-interacting transcriptional regulator; the protein is MITCDHCLTHKELLVLYDIAALISDSRDIQKSLEKSLQALKNSLQLENCVIYKLEDETLNVFASLGFSKFQKVNSEYKLGEGATGLAAKSMEPVVIENIHNDILFLNKSGNKTNHTISYIAVPMIAGKDVVGVIGANLTKDTQIDFEETVRILTIISSLFAQYISSNDFVEKEKERLKELKLYYKMEWDSKVHNFGDIIGESPKMQTVYQVIERIAQSDVTVLVRGETGTGKELVAAAIHKRSKRNEEPFIKLNCAAITDTLLESELFGHEKGAFTDAKETRKGRFELADGGTLFLDEIGDISASAQVKLLRVLQEREFERVGGSKTIRVNVRLVAATNRDLEQMVKDGEFREDLYYRLNVIPIDLPPLRERGEDIKLLVNFFLERSMKNHKKIVKITDEAMDKLMSYPWPGNVRELENTIERIVLMGNEDGITASDMTLLLPALKNEYLIENEKHAHEVLDQNMTLEDLEKDAVIRALEKSDGNQAEAAKSLGITQRQIGYKVKKYGL
- a CDS encoding FAD-dependent oxidoreductase produces the protein MKKVAVIGGGYGGLRAIEHLAKNKDFSITLFDMNSYHYLQTEAYGYIAGRFDLHDVALDLQNWCLGFDNKVKFVQDEVTFIDSANNTITTKNKTYDFDFCIIATGARTNFFKQIKGLDKYGYGVKKLFRSHGFRTAFEKLLYEKLLEPSVQQQNMNLAIGGAGLSGVEIAAEMADVIKRHTKSIGDSAQELKIYLIDASDTILPGMSPYIIENTKTRLEELGVHIMTKSFISSIDHDTIYFQDDSQLHYTFMIFTGGIIANTIPMDQEVELNRMGQYICDETLRITKNIFAVGDCVELKDSKDAILPPTAQTAERSAEYVVKTINQLLSNEDIETFRARVDGVFVALGGYYAVGELFQYIKVKGKLAYLLKKLITKSYYIGLKLRLNTGFMRRSSLQEE